TTTATCCTGAACCACGGGCGATCCTGCCGGGCGGGCATGCCCGTGGCAAAAAGACGGCACGCACCACGAAGGTCTCATGGATGTGGCTTTCGTAGGGGGGGGGCGGTCCGCGGCGTCGTCGCAGGCGGGGCTGTTCTTGTTTGGGGGATGAATCTGGGCGCAGGCTTGGGGAAGGACCCTGTCCGGTCGGAAGACCGGGTGTGGCCAGAGCCTGAATCGGTACGCGAGCGGGTGGGCATATTGGGGGGGCGGGATTGTTGACGTTTTTTCCCATCAGGGTTTTGTAGCGCGGCTACTTATCGGTCAGCCTCCTTTTCGGCTCTTGGAACTCCGCCGGGTCCCGGCAGCAGTCGGGCAGATTTTAATCTCACAAGGTCCCCGCAGCGTACGGCTTCGCTGATTTTCTGCCCGGCGGCGGAGAGGATGCTCATGGCTGCTCTTTGCTCAAAGAGTCTCGAGGGCGGCGATGTAGTCGGTGATGGAGCGTTGTCGGTTCAGGTCGCCGAGCGCTCGAAACCGGATGACCCCCTTGCGGTCGATCAGGTAGGTGGCCCGCTCGGCGAAGCCCTCCCTGCGCAGCACCCCGTAGCTTCGGCATACCTCTTTGTTGAGGTCTCCCAGCAGGGGGAAGGAGGCGATGCCCATTTTCTCTGCGAAGGCTGCTGCGGCATGGACCGAATCGACGCTGAGGGCGAGAACCTGGGTGTTCAGCCTGTCGAAGAGAAAGAGATTGCCCTCCAGACCGGAGAGTTCGGCGGATCA
This genomic window from Desulfuromonas sp. contains:
- a CDS encoding redoxin domain-containing protein, whose amino-acid sequence is MLEIGTTAPDFTLPSTLGGNLSLAKIRQTRNVLLVFYPLAFTPVUSAELSGLEGNLFLFDRLNTQVLALSVDSVHAAAAFAEKMGIASFPLLGDLNKEVCRSYGVLRREGFAERATYLIDRKGVIRFRALGDLNRQRSITDYIAALETL